A stretch of the Erpetoichthys calabaricus chromosome 3, fErpCal1.3, whole genome shotgun sequence genome encodes the following:
- the gtf2h5 gene encoding general transcription factor IIH subunit 5 translates to MVNVLKGILVECDPAMKQFLLYLDETSALGKKFIIQDLDDTHVFILAEVVHILQERVGELMDQNSFPITQK, encoded by the exons ATGGTCAATGTGCTTAAAGGCATCCTTGTTGAGTG tgaCCCTGCCATGAAACAGTTCCTTTTATACTTGGATGAGACATCTGCACTGGGGAAGAAATTCATCATTCAAGACTTGGATGACACACATGTCTTTATTTTAGCAGAAGTAGTTCATATTTTACAAGAAAGAGTAGGAGAGTTAATGGATCAGAACTCATTTCCTATTACCCAGAAATAA